In Hippopotamus amphibius kiboko isolate mHipAmp2 chromosome 6, mHipAmp2.hap2, whole genome shotgun sequence, the genomic window TTAAGATGGAGTGCTGTTTTCCCATCAAGTTAtcaaggggttttttttgttgttgtgttacACTGTATTAGCTCAAGAACATTACAATGGTACTGGAAATAAGTTGGCTACCAACCACTTGGTTTTCAGGAGACATTTTGGTATTGAATCAAAAGTCTGTCCTAGCTATTCAGTTTCTAGATACTGATTCTgaggaattaaaattaaaaattaccttgTTAATTCAGTGCAATATTGTTTAGATACTAAAACCCAACAAAGACAGTCTGTATCATAATATAACCATTAAAATGTAAGTATATTAGCATGGACTTAAATAAAGCAAGACCTAAAACTCAAGTATGatcatttgttttaaatcaaGATTATACaagggaaaagtagaaaaaagcaTCAATAAAATCAAAGGCTTTTTCATTGGTGAGAACAGAGATGAatggaatttaatatttttatattatattttaataggaGTTAAAGTAGATAATGCCCATAACCCATATGAAAATTCCAAAGCAACCACTCCTGAGTTTGAGCGCCTTATTAAGGCACTCAATGCAACTAAAATATCAAAAtgagtttattaaaatatatacttttgttATACATAAAAACTTAGACATATTTCAAGATTATACTTTAAACTTTACAATCTCATCCTcttgataaaaatagaaaagagaagagcACGTATAAGCATCACGTCTGTATATTTGACTATTcacaatacataaaatttatccaAAAGTAAAGTTTTGTCTACTAAAAACTGGCAAAATGCTTCCATTTTTAGCTGATTAGAAACctgaatttaataaaaatcttgGCTTAAATTTGAAAGGTAGCACGACATGAACTCTGAAAAGAAGACGTGGGGTCTCATATACTAGATACATGGCCTTGGGCAATTTACTTTGGTGTCTGTTTCCTAATCTACAAAAAGTGAGAATTAATACCTACTTCAGAAATGTGAGAATACATTTTTAACACATAATAGCTAACGTTTCAGTGCTTACTAATATTTATAAGTATTCCAAAAAGTATATGGCATTTTTCTGTTGTAACTAGTACTTCAATCAAGTCAAAGCAACTTCAGTCTAAAGTTAGTGTGTAGCTGAATATTTACCTCCTCTACCTCCAAATGTTCTTTGCCCACACAACAGTTAGTTGTGCTATTCTGAGTCTGATCATAAATTTACAATACAGCCAGCCATCTCAGTGTTCAGACTTGATTCTCAGCAGATAAGACATTAAGGAGTATTTTAGAACTAATGCCCTGATTACAGCCACATCTGTAGGACTTAACCTGACCTGGAAAGTAAGAACTAAGTAAGGCTCCTAAAGATGTGATCTAAGAGTTATACAGCCAACTTGTAATTTCTGGAAAGTGAGCTTGTCCTTACACTTGCATGGACAAAAGGGCCAAGAGTCCTACCACAAGCAACACAATTCAGTTCCTGTTAATAAAAAGGGAACTAAATCAAAGGGATTTGACTTAATATCTAAGACTCCCTTTATAACACAAGTCAAGAAAATAAGATCGAATTATTGGTACTTTGGCATTAGCGTAAGAATGTAcgacagaaaatgtaaaaattttaaagacaaatacAGTTAACATGATGCCACCCAAGTATGATAAGGGTGAGATATGTCAATAATATTCCTTTCTAGTAACATGTTTTAGAGTTTTTATCCAAGAACTGATTTGACTGATAAGACTAAATAAGATTACACAAAAGTCAAATACAATCCTAAAATCACACAAACCATAGAATAATAAGTGCTAGGAAATGTTACTGTTTGGTCCCTAATGGTACTTTAGACTTCCAAAAGCAATAGTTTTATTAGGAGTGAATGCTGATAAAAACATTTGAGGACTCTTAAACCTATCTACCAAATGTACCTGTGGATCAAATACATTTGATAAAACACATCTCTAATGTAAGCAATCCCCTATCACTTTGAGACTTTGCTAATTTAAAACCACTTCTCACCGTCCTTATTTGCCCATTCAAAAGCATCTAACTTCTTATACTTTTCGGGATTTTGCCATCTTTTAATTAAAAGCTACATATACACAACTGCAAAGCCAACCACTGCAGTATATAATGCTAAAAGGTAATACCAGTacaagaatatttaaatattacagtGATATTAAGCCCACCTCTCAAACCAATAGAAATGGGATATGTGTTAATACCCAAACCAAGTAATTACTAGATTCTGTTCTGGTTTTCAGGAGACCAGAGACATTCTGTCTCATTTCTAACTTTTGATGACACATTTTCTATTCAGCAGAAGCATGAAAGGGATTATTTATATTTGTTGCAACTCAAACTTTAGCCtgctattttatttatccatgctACCCCTATTCCTCCATTTAGCAATGGTCattagtctctgctgtacagaaTAAGCCTACTTGAACAATTCAGATTTGAATTTtcaataagaaattattttccacaTGAATTCCTTCAGTAAATATAAAGTGTGACATAGTATATTCTTTAAATAATGCACATTCTTAAATAAACTTTGGTAAACAGATAGAGAGACTTCAGAAAAACATATTGAagtgatttcatttaaaaaggtTATTATGTGTTGGTTAAAAAAGAGGATCAGCATGAGTATCACTGAAATTAGTGTAACTATAACAATgtttagaatcttaaaaaattcaactttttCCTCATCAGGCCAGGAACATGGCATCctttttgaagaaattttcatttcaggaaTGAGAAGTTTCTTAATTTGTCCAATTTCTGTTCTGCTCCAAGCTTTCAATACTTGGCTTACTCGAGGATATATTTCAACAGGCTGGGCCTCAGGAAGTGGTCTTTGTTTCAAGATCTGCACACGTTGGCGGACATCATCAactttttcaagaaatttaaGTGGAGACTCTTCTTGTAACGATGTTGTCAGTGTCACTAATTCAAGCTGCTGctctcttatttctttcattctttcaatcTGTGGAGTATATTCCTGATTGATCAGATTCCCAACATCACAAAGAGcagttagaaaaaatttttttttctgttctaatgTATCACTAAGCTCTTTAAAATACTGGAGAACAACTTCCTTATCACCTTGGACCATTTTCTCCGAATGAGATTTTTGTTCTTCCAGGTTTTCAATAAGATGAGTAAGATCTGTCCAATGTGTGTCAGTTAACTGTTCAAGCAGTTTTTGAGGCGTGTCCTTTTCTTTCACATAGGCACTTTCAAGGTCATCTATAGGATGACCATGATGTTGACCTATGGTAAGGCAATGACCACAAACTAATTTTTTATCCAGAAGACAGTAAACATTTAACGGCTGCCTGTAATGTTCAGGGCAGGTGACAATATCTGGATGGTCTTCCTGCTGGTACTTTTCAATAATAGCCCTTAATGCAAAATTAACAGGTAAAGATTCGATACCAGTTGGAGCAATTTCAATAATACTTCTGCAGTTAGGGCACTTGAGTGGAATGTGTAAAGGTCTCCATATATAAAAGTTACCAGATGCCTGTAGAACATTTTCCAAGCAATTTCTACAAAATGTATGAGAGCATGGTAGTACACGAGGATCTTCAAAAATACTGTAACAAATGGGACATGTTAACTCATCCTCAAAATTGTGCATTTCCTGTcaagagaaaaaagtattttaattctacatataaCAAAGACACATGCACGTATTAAGTTTTAGGTGTTAACCTCCAAACTGTTAACATACTGTACTTGTCATTTAAAAGAGGATAATTAAGGTATctactaagatttttaaaattagctttctATATAATGCAATTCTTAATAAATTGATCACCTTTAAGAGCTTATTTACTTTGGGGTGTTCTGTTGAAATCTACTTAATGATTATAACTAGTCTGTGCAACTTTTTACATTCTAAGATGCTAAAATCAAAACTATACACAACTAATGAAAAGGTAAGactaaatatttctattaaataaCAAGTTAATTCTTAGCAAAATTACATTCTTCAATTCACACTCCCAGTTGGCTCCACCATAGCTTCTAAAGTAAGTTACTAAATTTCTGTTCTATAAATTTTTCAGCTTCTTGAATTGGAATACTAGTGTGTATGCTTAAAGCCCTGACTCAGCATAGTGTAATATTCTAAAGTAATACTAATTTGAAATTTGGAAGGGAAAAACATTTCTGAATTAGTCCTTGCAATAAAGAAGTTTGAAAGATGAAGTCCTGATTGTGGGAATTATGAACTACCGGCCACTAGAGCGTCCATGATAAAGAACATCTTAGTCATCTTTCCTTCATGGAAGAGACCCAGCAACAGTTCAGAGCGCCTCTCTGACACAAGTAACTGACTACTTGGAAAGCTATTATTGCTATTTCCAACACTCCTTCCATTACCACTCATGTAAAATCTAAAGCTTACCAAACCCTCTATAAAAACTGTTAGGAGTCTGAGTAAACAACATCTACAAATAACTAATTgtacttttaataaatataaaaacctcTTCAGACTTTTTATAGCTCTCTGCACCTCATCTTCACCATTGGCAAAACCAAACTCATTCATTCTTCAAGTCTCAACTTgagtcccacctcctcccccagatTAGGTCCCCTGTTAATCTCACTGAACACTGCACTTCTACTTTATAGCAAGCACTTAGAcggattttctttaaaagaattttgtgggaattccctgccggtccagtggttaggactcagcactttcactgccgcggcctgggttcaatccctggtcagggaactaagatcccgcaagctgcatggcgcagacaaaaaagtaaaaattttttaaaaaaatgtaacatttttgtATACATTAGAATATAAGTCTGCAATAAGGACAGGAATTGTGTTTAAGCACAGAACTTGACACACGATAGCCATTACTCAATATTGGTTGAATAAACACTGCCCCTTAAGATACCAATGTTAAAAAAATGTCAGatcttagtttttttgtttttaaattgcaaaatctCTGCTTAAGAAAAGCTCTATTAAGAATCcatcagaaaatagaaaatactccATTCAGACCATAATGAGCCAAGATGTGAGAGACTGATAAGCCTGAACTGTGAAGCATTCCAGGAAACAAAAGTAATTGggtgggactcccctggtggcttggtggttaagaatctgcctgccaatgcaggggacacgggttcgatccctggtccaggaagatcccacatgccacggagccactaagcctgtgcaccacaactactgagcccacgtgccacaactgctgaagcccacgcacccagagcctgtgctctgcaacaagagaagctaccgcaatgagcagcccatgtaccacaaggaagagtagcccccgctcaccacaactagaaaaagcctgcgcacagcaacaaagacccaacgcagtcaataaattaattaattaactttttaaaaaaagtaattggggggacttcctaggtggtgcagtgggtaagaatctgcctgcgaatgcaggggacacgggttcaatccctgccccaggaagataccacatgccgcggagcaaccaagcccatgcgccacaactactgagcctgcgctctagagcccgtgagccacaactattgagcccatgtgctgcaactactgaagcccatgcgcctagagcctgtgctctgcaacgagagccactgcaatgagaagcctgcgcaccacaatgaagagtagcccccactcgctgcaactagagaaagcccgtgtgcagcaacgaagacccaacacagccaataaaataaaattaattaattaattttaaaaaaagtaattgggCAACAGAAGATGCCATTCACTGCCGATAAATTCAAGTGCCTACATGCTGGGAAGCCTTTATGACTACCCTACATGTACAGCGAGCTCTGAAATTGAAAAATCacccaagaaaaacaaatgtttctcAGTTTATTTCAGTGATTTCAGAATTCATAATGAAGGAATAAATAGcactttgcaaaggaaaaaaatttaagcaatGGATATATATTCGATTTAGATTTAAGTTATTTAGAGTTATTTCATATATCAAAAATTAACCCTAAAACAGAACCCAACCTTTCCCTCTAAAGTTTTCCTCCAAAGTACTATATTTGTCAAAAAGTTCGAAAACATTTTCCCTGGGAACCCATTTAAGGACCCAAAAGCTTAAATTTCTTTAGAATGAGGATATTCAATAACAAAATTGTAAAGAAATATTATCTCTTAAACTTACATAACATGGAAGCAAATATCCTGGCCTCAAAAGTTACTTCCAtagcatataaaatttttaacaaaattcaatcaGAAATGTGTAGATAACTTCAAGATACAGAAATCAAATCTATTCTCAGACTACCTTCTTCTAGCTGATTTAAGAAAAATTGATTTTAGGCAACAAATTCATAAGTCAGGACTGGCTAATAGAAGTAAGCCTGGTTGAAAATAACTATGTAAGGCCAGGAACTTTCTAACTCTGGCTGCTGCCTGAGAAACAGAAGACAAAGATGGCTATCATGCTTAGGGGCTAGTTCTTTCAGAAACTAGTATGAAATTATATGCACCAGAAACTTTCCATAACCAATCTAGACTCTTGAGCAGGAGAAAAGGAGCAAAAAATTTTTCCCGTTCTCTGGGGTGAACATCTTGGATTTAGCTATGCTGTGTGTATGTGACAACACTGGAAACTAAAAACAATGAAGCAACTCTTCATTATTCTCAGGAAAACACAGCTTCCGACCCAAAATTCCATAcccagaaaaagtaaataaatttctgaAGGTAGTCTAAAGATAGTTTGACAAAAGAGGTCTCAAAAATGAAGCACCCGTCACCCACCCTTTCTAAAGAAACCactgcaggaagaaaagaaaaacaagaattctCACCAGGATAGCTGTGAAATGAAGTCCTGGATAACTGTGCGGCAAGCCATAGAAAAAGAAGTCTGCAGGaagaagacagaaatccagaAGGAATgtctttaagtaaataaatggaactGACAGAATATTTCATGTGTCTGAACATATTGAGAGGTAATGAGAAAACTAAATTTAGGGAAAAGTGATGGAATCatgaaaagaggaaatattaCAGCACATTATATAGCTCAGTTGTCCTAACAGTCATGATATTATAGATATCAAATACTGATTTTACCAAAAAGCATGACTCTTATGGATTGAATGTTTCTCCCCAAAACtcctatgttgaaatcctagtccttaatgtgatggtattaatGAGGCAgagcctttgggaagtaattaggtcatgagagtagagccctcatgaatgagattagacCCTTATAGGAAGAGACACAGGGCTTGctccccctctttctctgctctctgccacgtgaagacacagcagGAAGACAGCCActtgcaaaccaggaagagcGCTTTTGCCAGAACTCAACTTTGCCAGCATCCTGATCCTGgaattcccagcctccaaaactgcaAGGAATAAGTGATTGTTTTCTAAGGCACATAGCCTACGGtatttttgttataacagcctaAACAAAGAAAATGCCAAAATTATGTCGGGAGGAGGGAATAAGGGAAGGAAACAGTGTTTAAGAACTTAACTTCCCTTATAAGAAGTCAATACACACCTAAAAGTGAAAAAATCAAGAAATCACattaaaagcaaattatttagaaatacagaAGCAATacc contains:
- the TRIM59 gene encoding tripartite motif-containing protein 59, translated to MHNFEDELTCPICYSIFEDPRVLPCSHTFCRNCLENVLQASGNFYIWRPLHIPLKCPNCRSIIEIAPTGIESLPVNFALRAIIEKYQQEDHPDIVTCPEHYRQPLNVYCLLDKKLVCGHCLTIGQHHGHPIDDLESAYVKEKDTPQKLLEQLTDTHWTDLTHLIENLEEQKSHSEKMVQGDKEVVLQYFKELSDTLEQKKKFFLTALCDVGNLINQEYTPQIERMKEIREQQLELVTLTTSLQEESPLKFLEKVDDVRQRVQILKQRPLPEAQPVEIYPRVSQVLKAWSRTEIGQIKKLLIPEMKISSKRMPCSWPDEEKVEFFKILNIVIVTLISVILMLILFFNQHIITFLNEITSICFSEVSLSVYQSLFKNVHYLKNILCHTLYLLKEFMWKIISY